A window of the Isosphaera pallida ATCC 43644 genome harbors these coding sequences:
- a CDS encoding purine-nucleoside phosphorylase, which translates to MQRHEWEHVQEALARVRSEAPEARPRVGIVLGTGLGGLVEEIRIETTIPYTEIPYFPRPTVEGHAGRFLLGTLGGVPVAAMEGRYHLYEGYNAAQVAFPIRVIAALGAELLIVSNASGGMNPTYDKGDLVVIDDHINLMGANPLIGPNDDRLGPRYPDMSRPYDPALIKLAMEEALKLGIAVKRGVYVGVVGPNLETRAEYRFLRLIGADVVGMSTIPEVLTAIHAGLRVLGFSIVTDLCLPDALEPVEIADILATANRAEGKLRRLVLAILARLDQPAPRN; encoded by the coding sequence ATGCAGCGTCATGAGTGGGAACATGTTCAGGAAGCGTTGGCGCGGGTTCGGAGCGAGGCTCCCGAGGCGCGTCCGCGGGTGGGGATCGTGCTGGGCACGGGCTTGGGGGGGCTGGTCGAGGAGATTCGGATCGAAACGACGATTCCCTACACCGAGATTCCCTACTTTCCCCGTCCCACCGTCGAAGGCCACGCCGGGCGGTTTCTGCTAGGCACCCTGGGCGGGGTGCCGGTTGCGGCGATGGAAGGTCGTTACCACCTCTACGAGGGCTACAACGCCGCCCAGGTCGCTTTTCCCATCCGGGTCATCGCGGCGCTAGGGGCCGAACTCCTGATCGTCTCGAACGCCTCGGGAGGCATGAATCCCACCTACGACAAGGGCGACCTGGTCGTGATCGACGACCACATCAACCTCATGGGTGCCAATCCTCTGATTGGTCCCAACGACGACCGGCTCGGCCCGCGTTATCCCGACATGTCCCGGCCTTACGATCCGGCTTTGATCAAACTGGCGATGGAGGAGGCGCTGAAATTGGGGATCGCCGTCAAGCGCGGGGTCTATGTCGGGGTGGTCGGTCCCAACCTGGAGACGCGGGCCGAGTATCGGTTTCTGCGTTTGATCGGGGCCGACGTGGTGGGGATGTCCACGATCCCCGAGGTGTTGACCGCAATCCACGCTGGCCTGCGGGTACTGGGTTTCTCGATCGTCACCGACCTATGCCTGCCCGACGCCCTGGAGCCGGTCGAGATCGCCGATATCCTGGCCACCGCCAACCGCGCGGAAGGCAAGCTGCGGCGTTTGGTCTTGGCGATCCTGGCCCGGTTGGATCAACCCGCCCCACGCAACTGA
- a CDS encoding flagellar basal body P-ring protein FlgI: MRRRGPAWWRGKRLPAPALVAGLTIAWELGGVPRLDAVAVAVAVADDNGSTTSKVTLRTEQTVGDLAYIANLSDLRVEGVGLVIGLDGTGSDVPPSLYRTALLNEMRKARVENPEAILASSATAAVVVRMKLPTGATRDESYDVEVEAVPGSATTSLAGGRLLRAELKQVMMTEQGQAEGKVQAYASGAILADEKTPRKGVIPGGGRSKTTLPYTILIKEAFRSGKTAALLQGAINTRFQQRNGRDDRGVALAKSDRHLELILPRIYRNNPERFFQVVKLVPLVTSEAIVRKRIDTWGADLIAPETSGLAALRLEALGAAGRETLKKGLASPSPTARFFAAEALAYLGDDSGVDVLAEAAVVRPEFRSQALRALASMDQAPALLRLRKLMGHSDPALRYGAFDALRRADPFDPSLGRVAVFDAPAEQPWEEDEVSQEDSPRWAMDLQRPRRPTRPQDPFALHVVDCEGPPLIHVSRTHRAEIVLFGRGQMLETPMVLNCGPNILINAADGDTQAQISRIVPGAAERRTLSSLDVATVIRTLAQFGATYPEITSTLDQARHRQNLAATLVFDAQPTKTADYDRALMSAALPPERQFRETAGTAVGSGPASRLDEGVTQAGAEAPTSRRPWYARLNPLAWLRRARTSDPIAQASARSKDTNPPNETPPPAKLDDQVSRAGLERVEGVTSSQTTVLRNEEREPADNERDASAKPARRWRLWPFNRRRAVEKELDDAAAAAASAEATVRRGWLSRWLGWGRGRSDSAASESPSESLPPDKSEPQAN; encoded by the coding sequence ATGAGGCGCAGAGGCCCCGCGTGGTGGAGAGGCAAACGGCTCCCGGCCCCAGCTCTGGTGGCGGGGCTGACAATCGCCTGGGAGCTCGGGGGTGTGCCGCGCTTGGACGCCGTCGCTGTCGCTGTCGCTGTCGCCGACGACAATGGTTCCACCACTAGTAAGGTGACGCTTCGCACCGAGCAGACGGTGGGCGACCTGGCGTACATCGCCAACCTCTCCGATTTGAGAGTCGAGGGGGTGGGGTTGGTTATCGGTCTGGATGGGACCGGAAGCGACGTGCCGCCGAGCCTATACCGCACCGCCCTGCTCAACGAGATGCGCAAGGCGCGGGTGGAGAATCCCGAGGCTATCTTGGCCTCATCGGCAACTGCCGCGGTCGTGGTGCGGATGAAGCTGCCCACCGGGGCCACCCGCGACGAATCCTACGATGTCGAGGTGGAGGCGGTCCCTGGCTCGGCGACCACGAGTTTGGCTGGCGGGCGTCTGCTCCGCGCTGAACTCAAGCAGGTGATGATGACTGAGCAAGGCCAGGCCGAGGGCAAGGTCCAGGCGTATGCCTCAGGCGCCATCCTGGCCGACGAGAAGACCCCGCGCAAGGGGGTGATCCCCGGCGGTGGTCGATCCAAGACCACCTTGCCCTACACCATTTTGATCAAGGAAGCGTTCCGCAGCGGCAAGACCGCCGCCTTGCTGCAAGGGGCGATCAACACCCGGTTCCAACAGCGCAATGGCCGCGACGACCGCGGCGTGGCGCTGGCCAAGAGCGATCGCCACTTGGAGCTGATCCTGCCCCGGATTTACCGCAACAACCCCGAGCGGTTCTTCCAGGTGGTCAAACTGGTGCCCTTGGTGACCTCTGAGGCGATTGTTCGCAAGCGGATCGACACCTGGGGAGCCGATCTGATCGCACCCGAGACCTCCGGCCTGGCCGCGTTGCGGTTGGAGGCGTTGGGTGCGGCGGGCCGGGAGACCCTCAAGAAGGGGCTGGCCAGTCCCAGCCCCACAGCGCGGTTTTTCGCCGCCGAGGCGTTGGCCTACCTGGGAGACGACTCGGGGGTAGACGTGCTGGCCGAGGCGGCGGTGGTCCGTCCGGAGTTCCGCTCACAAGCGTTGCGGGCGTTGGCCTCGATGGACCAAGCCCCCGCGCTTCTGAGATTGCGCAAGCTCATGGGGCATTCTGACCCGGCGTTGCGCTACGGGGCGTTCGACGCTCTGAGACGAGCCGATCCGTTCGATCCATCGTTGGGGCGGGTCGCGGTCTTCGACGCGCCCGCCGAGCAGCCTTGGGAGGAGGACGAGGTCTCCCAGGAGGATTCTCCACGTTGGGCGATGGACCTTCAACGGCCTCGCCGGCCAACCCGACCCCAAGACCCCTTTGCGCTTCACGTGGTCGATTGCGAAGGGCCCCCTTTGATCCATGTCAGCCGAACCCATCGGGCCGAAATCGTCCTATTTGGTCGGGGGCAGATGTTGGAGACCCCGATGGTTCTGAACTGCGGTCCCAACATCCTGATCAACGCCGCCGACGGCGACACCCAAGCCCAAATCAGCCGCATCGTTCCAGGCGCGGCCGAACGTCGGACCCTCTCCAGCCTGGATGTGGCGACCGTGATTCGGACCCTGGCTCAATTCGGCGCGACCTATCCCGAGATCACTTCGACGTTAGATCAAGCCCGCCATCGTCAAAACCTGGCCGCCACGCTGGTCTTCGACGCCCAACCGACCAAAACCGCCGACTATGACCGGGCGCTGATGTCAGCGGCGCTGCCGCCGGAACGTCAGTTCCGCGAGACCGCTGGGACTGCGGTCGGTTCGGGTCCGGCCAGCCGTCTTGACGAGGGGGTGACACAGGCGGGTGCCGAGGCTCCGACGTCCCGCCGTCCCTGGTACGCCCGCCTTAATCCCTTGGCCTGGCTCCGACGCGCTCGGACCTCGGACCCCATTGCCCAGGCGTCCGCTCGTTCTAAGGACACGAATCCGCCCAACGAGACCCCACCCCCCGCCAAGCTCGACGACCAAGTCAGCCGAGCCGGTCTGGAACGAGTGGAGGGCGTCACGTCGTCCCAAACCACGGTCCTTCGCAACGAGGAGCGGGAGCCGGCGGACAACGAGCGGGACGCCTCCGCCAAGCCCGCCCGGCGCTGGCGGCTCTGGCCATTCAACCGTCGTCGTGCGGTCGAGAAGGAGCTTGACGATGCTGCTGCCGCTGCCGCCTCCGCTGAAGCGACCGTCCGCCGGGGCTGGCTGAGCCGTTGGTTGGGGTGGGGCCGCGGTCGGAGCGACTCGGCAGCATCGGAAAGCCCTTCTGAGTCACTCCCCCCCGACAAGAGCGAACCCCAAGCGAATTGA
- a CDS encoding molybdopterin-containing oxidoreductase family protein, with protein MSPSDQPAIPRNGLATASAHHVRKVVKAVCPLDCPDTCGMVVTIERGKAIDLRGDKDHPFTRGFLCRKMARYLDRVYSPQRLTQPLKRVGSKGESRFEPIGWDEALDTIAQAMREAISSPEGPQSILPYSYCGTMGKIQSSGLDRRFFHRIGASLLDRTICATAGTVGYQYTMGSPRHGADPLAVTGCRLILNWGSNTASTNSHLWSLMIQARKTQGALIVTIDPHRSETAARSDLHLPIRPGTDAALALGLAHVIFREGLEDRAFLEKAAHGVADFRTRALEEFPPERVAAITGLEVAAIEDLARRYAATHPSLIRLNYGLQRHRGGGMAVRTVACLPVLVGAWKYPGGGALLSTSNSFGWNDAALERPDLIPPGTRTVNMNQLAEALLGELPGPPVKVLYVYNSNPAAVAPDQSRVHRGLARDDLFTVVHDLFLTDTADFADLVLPATSQLEHHDIHGAYGHHFVMYNAPAIAPVGESKSNSEVFRLLAQRLGLESELFPDDETLIREVLNGGPALQGITLERLKETYSIRLNLPSPFVPFADGAFPTPSGKCELRSETMARDGYDSLPTYIPPREDPQTRPDLAARFPLQLITPPHPQFLNSTFANEEHHLKLAGPQVVELAAADAQTRGIADGDRVAVFNDRGQFEAFARVGDTVRPGVAVAFGIHWNKQVQGGRNVNFITSTALTDMGGGATFFDNLVEIRKLADNPGSEAGT; from the coding sequence ATGAGTCCCTCCGACCAGCCCGCGATCCCCAGAAACGGACTGGCGACCGCTTCTGCCCACCACGTTCGCAAGGTGGTCAAGGCGGTCTGCCCACTGGATTGCCCCGACACCTGCGGCATGGTCGTCACCATCGAACGCGGCAAGGCGATCGACTTGCGCGGCGACAAGGACCATCCTTTTACCCGAGGATTCCTCTGCCGCAAAATGGCCCGCTACCTCGATCGGGTATACAGTCCCCAACGCCTGACCCAACCGCTCAAACGGGTTGGATCTAAAGGAGAAAGCCGATTCGAACCCATCGGCTGGGACGAGGCGCTGGACACCATCGCCCAAGCAATGCGCGAGGCGATCAGCTCGCCGGAAGGGCCGCAGTCGATCCTGCCCTACAGCTATTGCGGCACGATGGGCAAGATTCAGTCCAGCGGCCTGGACCGCCGGTTCTTTCACCGGATCGGGGCCTCGTTGCTGGACCGAACTATCTGCGCCACGGCTGGTACGGTGGGTTATCAATATACGATGGGGTCCCCCCGCCACGGAGCCGACCCTCTCGCGGTCACGGGGTGTCGGCTCATTCTCAACTGGGGCTCCAACACCGCCAGTACCAACAGCCATTTGTGGTCGCTGATGATCCAGGCCCGCAAGACCCAGGGCGCATTGATCGTCACCATTGACCCCCATCGCTCGGAGACCGCCGCGCGGTCCGACCTTCATTTGCCGATCCGTCCCGGCACCGACGCCGCGCTCGCTTTGGGGTTAGCTCATGTGATCTTTCGAGAAGGTCTAGAGGACCGAGCTTTTCTGGAGAAAGCCGCGCACGGCGTGGCCGACTTCCGGACCCGCGCGTTGGAGGAATTCCCCCCTGAACGGGTCGCGGCGATCACCGGCCTGGAGGTTGCCGCGATCGAGGATCTGGCGCGGCGTTACGCCGCCACCCATCCCAGCCTAATCCGGCTCAACTACGGCCTGCAACGTCACCGCGGCGGCGGGATGGCAGTACGCACCGTCGCCTGCCTGCCGGTCCTGGTCGGAGCCTGGAAATATCCCGGCGGCGGCGCGCTGCTTTCCACCAGCAACAGCTTCGGTTGGAACGACGCGGCCCTGGAACGCCCCGACCTCATCCCCCCAGGAACCCGTACCGTCAACATGAACCAACTCGCCGAGGCGCTCCTGGGCGAATTGCCCGGTCCCCCGGTAAAGGTGCTTTATGTCTACAACTCGAACCCCGCCGCTGTTGCCCCCGACCAAAGCCGGGTCCATCGCGGTCTGGCCCGCGACGACCTCTTCACCGTCGTTCACGACCTCTTTCTTACTGACACCGCCGACTTCGCCGATCTCGTGTTGCCTGCCACCTCGCAATTAGAACATCACGACATCCACGGCGCTTACGGCCACCACTTCGTCATGTACAACGCTCCGGCGATCGCTCCCGTGGGCGAGTCGAAGTCCAATTCGGAGGTCTTCCGCTTGCTGGCCCAACGCCTCGGTCTAGAGTCGGAACTCTTCCCCGATGATGAGACCCTGATTCGTGAGGTCCTCAACGGCGGACCAGCTCTTCAAGGGATCACCTTGGAACGGCTCAAAGAGACCTATTCGATTCGTCTTAACCTGCCCAGTCCATTCGTCCCGTTCGCCGACGGGGCTTTTCCCACCCCCTCGGGCAAATGCGAACTGCGTTCCGAGACAATGGCCCGCGACGGTTACGACTCGTTGCCCACCTACATCCCGCCGCGCGAGGATCCCCAAACCCGTCCCGACCTAGCGGCGCGGTTTCCCCTCCAACTCATCACCCCGCCTCACCCCCAGTTCCTCAATTCCACCTTTGCCAACGAGGAGCATCACCTCAAGCTGGCCGGTCCCCAGGTGGTCGAATTGGCCGCGGCCGACGCCCAAACGCGGGGAATCGCTGACGGCGACCGGGTCGCGGTGTTCAACGACCGGGGCCAGTTCGAGGCGTTCGCGCGGGTGGGCGACACGGTGCGCCCCGGCGTGGCGGTCGCGTTCGGCATCCACTGGAACAAACAGGTTCAAGGTGGTCGCAACGTGAACTTCATCACCTCCACTGCCCTGACCGACATGGGCGGCGGAGCCACCTTCTTCGACAACCTGGTGGAAATTCGCAAACTCGCCGACAACCCCGGATCGGAGGCCGGAACGTGA
- the moaC gene encoding cyclic pyranopterin monophosphate synthase MoaC, translating to MSGSVSTESSRSLASPLTHFDERGASRMVDVTAKPITLRMARAAGCLRMAPETLRVILDRRAAKGDVLEVARLAGILAAKRTDELIPLCHSLGLEAVELSFHPCDDQRLRIEARVTTQGRTGVEMEALTAVSIAALTVYDMVKAIDRSLVIESIRLEEKTGGRSGRFLHPEAQSHPSDGIDTNPDS from the coding sequence ATGTCGGGCTCGGTTTCCACGGAGTCCAGTCGTTCATTGGCCTCCCCTCTGACTCATTTCGACGAGCGTGGGGCGAGTCGGATGGTGGATGTGACCGCCAAGCCGATCACGTTGCGAATGGCACGGGCGGCGGGATGCTTGCGAATGGCTCCCGAGACCCTACGGGTGATTCTAGACCGCCGAGCCGCCAAAGGGGATGTGTTAGAGGTGGCCCGCCTGGCGGGTATTCTTGCGGCGAAACGAACCGATGAATTGATCCCGTTATGTCACTCGTTGGGGTTGGAGGCGGTCGAACTGAGCTTTCACCCTTGCGACGACCAGCGGTTGAGAATCGAGGCCCGCGTCACCACCCAGGGCCGAACCGGGGTCGAGATGGAAGCCCTCACTGCCGTCTCGATCGCTGCCCTAACTGTCTACGACATGGTCAAGGCGATTGACCGAAGCCTGGTCATCGAGTCGATCCGCCTAGAGGAGAAGACCGGGGGACGAAGCGGGCGTTTCCTGCATCCCGAGGCTCAATCCCACCCCAGTGACGGAATCGACACCAACCCCGATTCGTGA
- a CDS encoding response regulator, with protein sequence MKKVFTTGQVAKICKVAPRTVSKWFDSGRLRGYRIPGSQDRRIPREHLLRFLKEHGMPLGELEAEVYHKVLLVGAEPDLVKDLQNHLRESDNFKVESASSGFEAGIRAESFHPDCIVIDLAVGRIEAAQIAHNLRKSEDHLSTILVALTSDEPTPELTEWGFNDAFKKPFDGALLAERLRRLITTKKAEEL encoded by the coding sequence ATGAAGAAAGTGTTTACGACCGGCCAGGTCGCTAAAATCTGCAAGGTCGCGCCCCGCACGGTGTCGAAATGGTTCGACTCGGGGCGGTTGCGGGGCTATCGCATCCCCGGTTCTCAGGATCGACGCATCCCGCGGGAGCATCTGCTACGGTTCCTCAAGGAACATGGCATGCCCTTGGGAGAGCTCGAGGCAGAAGTCTATCACAAAGTTTTGCTGGTGGGTGCCGAACCGGACCTAGTCAAGGACCTGCAAAACCACCTCCGCGAGTCGGACAACTTCAAGGTCGAAAGTGCCTCCTCCGGCTTCGAGGCGGGGATTCGGGCCGAGAGCTTCCATCCTGATTGTATCGTCATCGACCTGGCGGTGGGACGGATCGAAGCGGCTCAGATCGCCCACAACCTCCGCAAGTCCGAGGACCACCTCTCCACCATCCTCGTCGCCCTCACCAGTGATGAACCAACCCCCGAACTCACCGAGTGGGGCTTCAACGACGCCTTTAAAAAGCCGTTCGACGGAGCGCTGCTGGCCGAGCGACTCCGCCGCCTTATCACCACCAAGAAGGCCGAGGAACTCTGA
- a CDS encoding TIGR04282 family arsenosugar biosynthesis glycosyltransferase — protein sequence MSDSPSSPRPSSAPSPWPPTAEDGVLAVFAKRPDPGAVKTRLADVVGANEAAALAEAMLLDLTELWSDPRLWPLEARKVVVFDPPDAGPWFDQRLGPDWALQPQEPGDLGRRMRGFLEAEFAEGRRRILLIGSDAPHLEPSWVVTAFMTLAHRDLVIGPAADGGYVLLGARDRVPPIFDQIDWGSQQVLNQTLDHLETAEGRTFSLGLLPVGFDVDRVEEAVALRGLLRGLRRAGADHRLLRVEAWLERMQIAANMG from the coding sequence GTGAGCGATTCCCCCTCCTCCCCCCGCCCCTCGTCCGCTCCCTCGCCCTGGCCGCCGACCGCCGAGGACGGGGTGTTGGCCGTCTTCGCCAAGCGTCCCGATCCCGGCGCGGTCAAGACCCGTTTGGCCGACGTCGTCGGAGCGAACGAGGCCGCAGCGCTGGCCGAAGCGATGCTGCTCGATCTAACCGAACTGTGGAGCGACCCCCGCCTCTGGCCTCTCGAGGCTCGCAAGGTCGTGGTCTTCGACCCGCCCGACGCCGGCCCCTGGTTCGATCAACGCCTGGGGCCTGATTGGGCGCTTCAACCCCAGGAACCCGGCGACCTGGGCCGGCGGATGCGCGGTTTTCTCGAAGCCGAGTTCGCCGAGGGACGGCGCCGCATCCTGCTGATCGGCTCCGACGCCCCCCACCTCGAACCGTCGTGGGTGGTCACCGCCTTCATGACGTTGGCCCACCGCGACCTGGTGATTGGTCCCGCCGCCGACGGCGGATATGTTCTCCTGGGCGCGCGCGATCGCGTCCCGCCGATCTTCGACCAAATCGACTGGGGGAGCCAACAGGTCTTGAATCAGACCCTCGACCATCTGGAAACCGCCGAGGGCCGAACTTTTAGCCTTGGCCTGCTGCCGGTCGGCTTCGACGTGGACCGCGTGGAGGAGGCGGTCGCGTTGCGCGGCTTGTTACGCGGCCTGCGCCGGGCCGGGGCTGATCACCGCTTGCTCCGGGTCGAAGCCTGGTTGGAGCGAATGCAAATCGCCGCAAACATGGGTTGA
- a CDS encoding S41 family peptidase has product MTSKRRGVAARIGASLAILALVGGLWATPAVWSGFAHAQADDEDEIRELYGLFVEALEQAQANYVRPVSRKELIEEALRGMCRKLDQNSTYFNAGESNQFRRSIEGSFGGIGIQVGTDTASGRLKVIAPMAGTPAQKAGILAGDLILGVDDRSTDGLSTDQVIELLQGRPGTEVKLKVLHVNAREPVEVICTRSIIDVPSVLGDRRRPDGSWEYWLDPEHKIGYIRLTAFVPRTAADLKEALDTLKSQEVKGLILDLRDNPGGLLSAAVEVSDLFLDQGVIVSTRGRNVEERTFKATASESDFLDIPMVVLINQYSASASEILSACLQDHGRAQVVGQRSFGKGSVQNVIELSDGVSVLKLTVATYWRPSGKNIHRFEDAKETDEWGVFPDPDCEIKYNEVEHRRWALARRLRDLDILQPEVGREDQAEANLNTDGQPKPKPVEEAANDRPPTDNADDPAAFEDRQLNKALELLRAKLSKP; this is encoded by the coding sequence ATGACCAGCAAACGGCGTGGCGTGGCGGCAAGGATCGGGGCAAGCCTGGCGATCCTAGCGTTGGTGGGCGGGTTGTGGGCGACCCCGGCGGTCTGGTCCGGCTTCGCCCACGCCCAGGCCGACGACGAGGACGAGATCCGCGAGCTTTATGGCCTGTTTGTCGAAGCCCTCGAGCAGGCTCAGGCCAATTACGTTCGCCCGGTCTCGCGTAAGGAGTTGATCGAAGAAGCGCTCCGGGGAATGTGCCGCAAGCTGGATCAGAATTCCACCTATTTCAACGCGGGCGAGTCGAACCAGTTCCGCCGTTCGATCGAGGGCAGCTTCGGCGGTATCGGCATCCAGGTAGGCACCGACACGGCCAGCGGGCGGCTCAAGGTCATCGCTCCTATGGCGGGCACGCCGGCCCAAAAGGCGGGCATTCTGGCGGGCGACCTGATTTTGGGAGTGGACGACCGCTCGACCGACGGTCTCAGCACCGACCAGGTCATCGAGTTGCTTCAAGGACGACCCGGTACCGAAGTCAAGCTCAAAGTGCTACATGTCAACGCCCGCGAGCCCGTCGAAGTCATCTGCACGCGATCCATCATCGACGTGCCCAGCGTGCTGGGGGATCGTCGCCGTCCCGACGGCTCCTGGGAGTATTGGCTCGATCCCGAACACAAGATCGGCTACATCCGACTCACGGCCTTCGTGCCCCGCACCGCCGCCGATCTCAAAGAGGCGCTGGACACGCTCAAGTCTCAGGAGGTCAAAGGGCTGATTCTCGACTTACGCGACAATCCTGGCGGGTTGCTTAGCGCCGCGGTGGAGGTCTCCGACCTGTTCCTCGACCAAGGCGTGATTGTCAGCACCCGGGGTCGTAACGTCGAAGAACGGACGTTCAAAGCCACCGCTTCGGAAAGCGATTTCCTGGACATTCCGATGGTGGTTCTGATCAACCAGTATTCGGCGTCAGCTTCCGAGATTCTCTCGGCCTGTCTCCAAGACCACGGCCGCGCCCAGGTGGTCGGTCAGCGCAGCTTCGGCAAAGGCTCGGTTCAAAATGTGATTGAACTTTCCGACGGCGTCAGCGTGCTGAAACTGACCGTCGCCACCTACTGGCGTCCCTCAGGCAAGAACATCCACCGCTTCGAGGACGCTAAGGAGACCGACGAGTGGGGCGTTTTCCCCGATCCTGACTGCGAAATCAAATACAACGAGGTGGAACACCGCCGCTGGGCGTTGGCTCGCCGCCTCCGCGATCTCGACATCCTTCAGCCCGAAGTTGGGCGGGAAGACCAGGCCGAAGCCAACCTCAATACCGACGGCCAACCCAAGCCCAAGCCTGTGGAGGAGGCCGCCAACGATCGTCCCCCCACGGACAACGCCGACGACCCAGCCGCGTTCGAGGATCGGCAACTCAATAAAGCGTTGGAGTTGCTCCGCGCCAAGCTGAGCAAACCCTGA
- a CDS encoding polyprenyl synthetase family protein has translation MSASTMLGQGPRIADFLAPIASELAEAERIFAQELGSRHPFVQQLVDHCSAFRGKRLRPALVLLCGQAVGRLTPDHPVLAAVVEMIHTATLVHDDILDESLVRRHAATINAEWGNETAVLLGDYLFTHAFHLAASLESTLACRWIGRATNLVCEGEMNQVHHRGDLDLDESTYLDIIQGKTAELIAVSCKLGAHYAGADVETTERLERFGRDLGSAFQIADDVLDLWGEERVAGKSLGTDLFKQKLTLPVIRLLNVAPLEVRREVHGLLNQPGPETRRRLRDHLNAYKTLDYSWTIAGRFVESSLEALAILPPSQARTLLEAMARSVLRRDR, from the coding sequence ATGAGCGCTTCGACGATGTTGGGACAAGGACCGCGGATCGCCGACTTCCTCGCACCGATCGCTTCGGAACTGGCCGAGGCGGAGCGGATTTTCGCCCAGGAGTTGGGCAGTCGTCATCCCTTTGTCCAGCAGCTCGTCGATCATTGCTCCGCGTTCCGGGGCAAACGGTTGCGTCCTGCCTTGGTGCTGCTTTGCGGGCAGGCCGTCGGTCGTTTGACCCCGGATCATCCAGTGCTAGCGGCTGTGGTCGAAATGATTCATACCGCCACGTTAGTCCACGACGACATTTTGGACGAGTCGCTGGTGCGTCGTCACGCCGCTACCATCAACGCCGAGTGGGGCAACGAAACCGCCGTGTTGTTGGGGGATTATCTTTTTACCCACGCCTTCCACCTGGCCGCCTCGCTAGAGAGCACCTTGGCCTGCCGGTGGATCGGTCGCGCCACCAACCTCGTCTGCGAAGGCGAGATGAACCAGGTACACCACCGCGGCGACCTCGACCTCGACGAATCGACCTACTTGGACATCATCCAGGGCAAAACCGCCGAACTCATCGCGGTCTCCTGCAAGTTAGGCGCTCATTACGCCGGGGCTGACGTGGAAACGACCGAACGTCTCGAACGCTTCGGGCGCGACTTAGGGAGTGCCTTTCAGATCGCCGACGACGTGCTGGATCTCTGGGGCGAGGAACGGGTCGCGGGCAAGAGTTTGGGCACTGACCTTTTCAAGCAAAAGCTGACGTTGCCGGTCATCCGTCTCCTTAACGTCGCCCCCCTGGAGGTTCGCCGCGAGGTTCATGGGTTGCTCAACCAGCCTGGTCCCGAGACCCGTCGGCGGTTGCGCGACCATCTCAACGCCTATAAAACCCTGGACTACTCCTGGACCATCGCCGGGCGTTTCGTCGAGTCGTCGCTGGAGGCGTTAGCCATCCTCCCCCCGTCCCAAGCTCGGACGTTGCTGGAGGCAATGGCTCGTTCCGTCCTGCGTCGGGATCGTTGA